A region from the Cytophagales bacterium genome encodes:
- a CDS encoding AhpC/TSA family protein codes for MRLKKELEELKHQIFADHDQRFIESVVESGKLNNVPKVGDIAPNFTLPDQFGNDINLSDILKNGPVVVSFYQGNWCPYCGLELKALQRSLADFQKLGASLVGISPDTITYIQNSDEIKQYSYSILSDHGSGILTIYGLRFDMPDEAVTALKGFGINIKDAQGESEDDAYNLPVPATFVVNTNGEMVYAFVDADFTKRAEPSEIIACLMSVVQ; via the coding sequence ATGAGACTTAAAAAAGAGTTAGAAGAATTAAAGCATCAGATATTTGCAGACCACGATCAGCGGTTTATAGAATCTGTTGTTGAATCCGGAAAATTAAACAATGTACCAAAAGTCGGGGATATTGCCCCTAATTTCACATTACCGGATCAGTTTGGGAATGACATCAATTTATCTGATATCTTAAAAAACGGGCCGGTTGTGGTTTCATTTTACCAGGGTAACTGGTGCCCTTATTGTGGTTTAGAGCTAAAAGCTTTGCAGCGCTCACTGGCAGATTTTCAGAAATTAGGTGCATCATTGGTGGGAATTTCTCCAGATACAATTACATACATTCAAAATTCAGACGAAATAAAACAATATTCATATTCAATCTTATCTGATCATGGAAGCGGGATATTAACCATTTATGGCCTGCGATTCGATATGCCTGATGAGGCTGTTACTGCGCTTAAAGGATTTGGAATAAATATTAAAGATGCCCAGGGAGAAAGTGAAGATGATGCTTACAATTTGCCTGTTCCTGCAACCTTTGTTGTTAATACAAATGGAGAGATGGTCTATGCTTTTGTAGATGCTGATTTTACCAAAAGAGCCGAACCCTCAGAAATTATAGCCTGCCTGATGTCTGTTGTACAGTAG
- a CDS encoding PAS domain S-box protein has product MDTSQKPSDQSHNPEARLRQLTVSLEQSEQKIKELLASNQELENKLAETNKNSWNGTWEMDLKTQQVSWSEGIYHILGIRKNINPDMKLYKEMIDDVSVEKLDGAVRKVFITGEDYSFEHTLVTEKNKKLIIKTDLKLIKDENNKPAKLLGIIQDITSEKNARQELEKLSLIASKTSNAVVIMNTDTQIEWINDGFIRMTGYRFDEIQNKEFNLLFTDKDCDVCSKEALEKELTMNHSYEKEIQINTKHGKTLCTVFNITPILNYTLEPVNYIAIITNITKRKEAEEKLFQANKEITDSINYAKRIQSAIIPSVDEIKKYFPDSFVLFKPKDIVSGDFYWFGKIGDKVIIASADCTGHGVPGAFMSMIGNSLLNEIIIGKGITEADTILIELRKSIIKTLGQTGKEDEARDGMDIALCVIAPLNPPGGGTLPPLYPTGMGKGGKVPPPGGFRGAGVGGLLEFSGANNPLYIVRKGIANLNITNTGNIEYYGEDLVALKPDKQSIGYEQGKGGNFTKHQIQLQKGDVIYIFSDGYADQLGGDHCKKFGYNRFRQLLTDISDKNMEEQKQILDKNIEAWKDHIDPYNNKPLEQMDDILVMGMRIGQ; this is encoded by the coding sequence ATGGATACTTCCCAAAAACCTTCTGATCAATCACATAATCCCGAAGCAAGGCTCAGGCAGCTTACAGTTTCCCTGGAACAATCAGAGCAGAAGATCAAAGAGCTTTTGGCATCAAATCAGGAGTTGGAAAATAAATTGGCAGAAACAAATAAGAATTCATGGAATGGAACATGGGAAATGGATCTTAAAACTCAGCAGGTAAGCTGGTCTGAAGGAATTTATCACATTCTCGGTATCCGAAAAAATATAAACCCGGATATGAAGCTTTACAAAGAGATGATAGATGATGTTTCTGTTGAAAAATTAGATGGCGCTGTGAGGAAAGTATTTATTACAGGAGAAGATTATTCCTTTGAACATACGCTTGTAACAGAAAAAAATAAGAAGCTCATCATCAAAACAGACCTCAAGCTAATAAAGGATGAAAATAATAAGCCTGCAAAACTGCTGGGCATCATTCAGGATATTACCTCTGAAAAAAATGCAAGGCAGGAACTGGAAAAGCTCTCACTTATAGCATCCAAAACCTCCAATGCTGTTGTCATTATGAATACAGATACGCAAATAGAATGGATCAATGATGGATTTATAAGGATGACCGGCTACCGGTTTGATGAAATTCAAAATAAAGAATTTAACCTGTTATTTACAGATAAAGATTGTGATGTGTGTTCAAAAGAAGCATTGGAAAAAGAATTAACAATGAACCATTCTTATGAAAAAGAGATACAGATCAATACCAAACACGGAAAAACACTTTGTACAGTATTTAACATTACACCTATATTGAATTATACACTGGAGCCTGTCAATTATATTGCAATTATAACAAACATCACCAAAAGAAAAGAAGCCGAAGAAAAGCTCTTTCAGGCTAATAAAGAGATCACTGACAGCATCAATTATGCAAAACGGATACAAAGCGCTATCATTCCCTCTGTTGATGAAATTAAAAAATACTTTCCCGACTCTTTTGTGCTGTTCAAACCAAAAGATATTGTCAGCGGAGACTTCTATTGGTTTGGTAAAATAGGAGATAAAGTAATCATAGCTTCAGCAGACTGTACTGGACACGGTGTGCCGGGTGCGTTCATGTCTATGATAGGCAACAGCTTATTAAATGAGATAATCATAGGGAAGGGAATAACAGAAGCGGACACAATATTGATTGAATTGAGAAAATCAATTATCAAAACTTTGGGACAAACGGGAAAAGAGGATGAAGCAAGAGACGGTATGGACATAGCGCTATGTGTGATAGCCCCCCTAAATCCCCCCGGAGGGGGGACTTTGCCACCCCTTTATCCCACCGGGATGGGGAAGGGAGGGAAAGTCCCCCCTCCGGGGGGATTTAGGGGGGCTGGGGTAGGGGGGCTTTTAGAATTTTCCGGTGCAAATAACCCGCTTTATATTGTCAGAAAAGGTATTGCCAATTTAAACATTACAAACACCGGCAATATAGAATACTACGGAGAAGATTTGGTGGCATTGAAACCAGACAAACAGTCAATAGGATACGAACAAGGAAAGGGCGGCAACTTTACCAAACATCAGATACAATTACAAAAAGGAGATGTTATATACATTTTTTCAGATGGATATGCAGACCAATTGGGTGGAGACCACTGCAAGAAGTTCGGCTACAACCGTTTCAGGCAACTTTTAACAGACATCAGTGATAAAAATATGGAAGAGCAGAAACAAATTCTTGATAAAAACATAGAAGCCTGGAAAGACCATATAGATCCCTATAACAATAAGCCTCTTGAGCAGATGGATGATATTTTGGTGATGGGGATGAGGATCGGACAATAA
- a CDS encoding DUF1987 domain-containing protein, producing the protein MQNLELKATFKTPGVFFDAKKGTLEIEGRLIPDDAKAFFKILFDWIDQYCENPATKTVVKLYFEFLNTASKRSIMDILRKLEKLYKKGNDVKALWQYDEDDIDSMEEGHDFGSILSIPFEVIKIE; encoded by the coding sequence ATGCAAAATCTTGAATTAAAAGCAACATTTAAAACACCAGGTGTGTTTTTCGATGCGAAGAAAGGTACACTTGAAATTGAAGGCAGGCTGATACCTGATGATGCGAAAGCTTTTTTCAAAATTTTATTTGATTGGATAGATCAATATTGTGAAAATCCTGCAACAAAAACGGTTGTAAAATTATATTTTGAATTCCTTAACACAGCTTCAAAAAGATCCATAATGGATATTCTAAGGAAATTAGAAAAATTATACAAAAAAGGCAATGATGTTAAGGCGCTGTGGCAATATGATGAAGATGATATAGATTCAATGGAAGAAGGCCATGATTTCGGTAGTATTTTAAGCATACCATTTGAAGTTATAAAAATTGAATAG
- a CDS encoding HigA family addiction module antidote protein codes for MKSLNTMSKYANDMIPNHLTHPGEILKDELEARKMFQIELARKAKLTKSQVSQIVNCERNITPEIAIKLEHALGIDAEFWLNMQSRYSRLKSLKELPNLRKELITA; via the coding sequence ATGAAATCTCTAAACACTATGAGTAAATATGCAAATGATATGATCCCAAATCACCTAACTCATCCGGGAGAAATTTTAAAAGATGAGTTGGAAGCCCGGAAAATGTTTCAAATTGAGTTAGCAAGAAAAGCAAAATTAACAAAATCGCAGGTTAGCCAGATTGTTAATTGTGAAAGGAATATAACTCCTGAAATTGCTATTAAATTAGAACATGCATTAGGGATAGATGCCGAATTTTGGCTTAATATGCAAAGCAGATATAGCCGTTTAAAATCCTTAAAAGAGCTTCCCAATTTACGGAAAGAACTTATAACTGCTTAA
- a CDS encoding addiction module killer protein, producing MKVKFKTYYLQELYEYGTEIGRKPEFPIELIKQYKKKIDILIEINNISKLRQHKGLHFEKLKGDRKGEYSIKLNKQYRLIFEQIKSEEQKAIITVLLINEISKHYE from the coding sequence TTGAAAGTAAAATTTAAAACATATTATCTTCAAGAACTTTATGAGTATGGAACTGAGATAGGAAGAAAGCCGGAATTTCCTATTGAACTAATTAAACAATATAAAAAGAAGATTGATATTTTAATAGAAATTAATAATATCAGTAAATTAAGACAACATAAAGGACTTCATTTTGAAAAGCTAAAAGGTGATAGAAAAGGTGAATATTCAATAAAGTTAAATAAACAATACCGTTTAATATTTGAACAAATAAAATCAGAGGAACAAAAAGCGATAATTACAGTTTTACTTATTAATGAAATCTCTAAACACTATGAGTAA
- a CDS encoding glycosyltransferase family 4 protein yields MIMIPNAADFSLVEAHLPPAMLARCPPDIVLPKGGTLPPVERREQSAEREAPPVETTKLGVSTGRASRFDVKKFRKEQGFDDKFVIIYVGAHGVANHLISMIEAAELLIETNVLMLLIGDGMQKKMLKEKALELQNVLFLDPVPKSEIFKYILASDMGISILKKAEAFKAVYSNKTFDYMSCQKPVLMAIDGVSRELVEEADCGVYIEPENPKDFADKVLYCMDNKEKIKEQGMNGYRYARKYFDRNMLAKKYLGEIERIKKR; encoded by the coding sequence ATGATCATGATACCCAATGCTGCTGATTTTTCACTAGTAGAAGCCCACCTGCCTCCCGCAATGCTGGCCCGATGTCCACCGGACATCGTCCTCCCCAAAGGGGGGACTTTGCCACCTGTAGAGCGCAGAGAACAGAGCGCAGAGCGTGAAGCCCCGCCGGTAGAGACGACCAAATTGGGCGTCTCTACCGGCAGGGCTTCACGCTTTGATGTTAAAAAATTTCGCAAAGAGCAAGGATTTGATGACAAGTTTGTGATAATTTACGTAGGAGCACATGGTGTTGCCAACCACTTAATTTCGATGATAGAAGCTGCTGAATTATTAATAGAAACCAATGTATTAATGCTGTTGATCGGTGACGGCATGCAAAAAAAAATGTTAAAAGAAAAGGCACTGGAATTACAAAATGTATTGTTCCTGGACCCCGTGCCAAAATCAGAAATTTTTAAATACATTTTGGCTTCAGATATGGGTATTTCTATATTAAAAAAAGCAGAAGCATTTAAAGCCGTTTACTCCAATAAGACCTTCGACTACATGAGCTGTCAAAAACCTGTACTGATGGCTATAGATGGCGTTTCAAGAGAGTTGGTAGAGGAAGCTGATTGTGGAGTTTATATTGAACCGGAAAATCCAAAAGATTTTGCCGACAAAGTATTGTACTGCATGGACAATAAAGAAAAAATTAAAGAACAGGGAATGAATGGTTATCGCTATGCCAGAAAATATTTTGACAGGAACATGCTTGCGAAAAAGTATCTTGGGGAGATTGAGAGGATTAAAAAAAGATAA